In Mobula birostris isolate sMobBir1 chromosome 15, sMobBir1.hap1, whole genome shotgun sequence, the following proteins share a genomic window:
- the LOC140210274 gene encoding leukotriene B4 receptor 1-like yields MTISNTTVDYNGSVQTLPVENVVACVVLSLSCLIGIPGNLIVICTILFNITRRSSTIILVLALAVADFVVLVTLPFWIYSFSDAWIFGVGFWKLTVYLIFMSMYASVFLIMVMSLERLLGVLQPFAIQKWRKKATIRKVIVCILVVSMLLALPNVTLEIKLDAKGRPMYRVYSSSQQEIGLLLLITLAGFLVPFITLMISYSVISKRIKQMTCQSRNRAGKLIASIVIAFVVCWLPYHALNLCRVTSLLTKNSNADFSNSLEVIFHRLKDAAGALAFISSCVNPILYAFAARNFKTGFKASNLARVFEQMNSSLKEKRDRESNDHELRSESAYMLKT; encoded by the coding sequence ATGACGATTTCCAATACAACTGTCGATTACAATGGGAGCGTGCAGACTTTGCCGGTGGAAAACGTGGTGGCTTGCGTTGTTCTTAGCTTGTCTTGTCTCATTGGAATACCCGGGAACTTGATAGTGATATGTACAATTCTTTTTAACATTACACGCCGATCTTCCACGATTATACTCGTCTTGGCCCTGGCTGTGGCAGACTTCGTGGTTCTCGTCACTTTGCCGTTTTGGATTTACTCATTCAGCGACGCGTGGATTTTTGGAGTTGGGTTTTGGAAGCTGACGGTTTACCTGATCTTCATGTCCATGTACGCCAGTGTGTTCCTTATCATGGTGATGAGTTTGGAGCGTCTTTTGGgagttctccagccctttgccattCAGAAGTGGCGGAAGAAAGCAACAATCAGAAAAGTAATTGTTTGCATTTTGGTTGTATCTATGCTTCTCGCTCTGCCCAATGTGACTCTTGAAATCAAGCTTGACGCAAAGGGGCGCCCAATGTATCGAGTATACTCCTCCAGCCAACAGGAGATAGGGCTTCTCCTGCTGATAACCTTGGCGGGGTTTCTAGTTCCCTTCATCACACTAATGATTTCTTACAGCGTCATTTCCAAAAGGATTAAACAAATGACCTGCCAAAGTAGAAACAGAGCGGGGAAGTTAATCGCAAGCATTGTGATTGCGTTTGTCGTGTGTTGGCTACCATATCACGCTTTGAACCTTTGCCGTGTTACCTCGCTGTTGACAAAGAACTCAAATGCCGATTTCTCAAATTCACTGGAAGTGATTTTCCACCGATTAAAGGACGCTGCCGGAGCCCTGGCGTTTATAAGTAGCTGTGTTAACCCCATCCTGTATGCATTCGCTGCTCGGAACTTTAAAACGGGATTTAAAGCTTCAAATCTTGCCAGAGTCTTTGAGCAAATGAATAGCAGTTTAAAAGAGAAACGGGACAGAGAGTCGAATGACCACGAACTTCGTTCTGAATCGGCATATATGCTCAAAACATGA